The Candidatus Arthromitus sp. SFB-mouse-Japan genome includes a region encoding these proteins:
- a CDS encoding insulinase family protein, translating into MNSRVSRSLFIFFMVVIYCFNSVVTVSAISFSKSINGYDLLREEYVETLKSKVLLYEHKKSGAKIIHIKNDSKLKLFDITFKVPTVNNKGTNHILEHIFFSGSEKYPIKDVFPALFYLNNLEYINAATDTNYVTYYVSSRDNNQLKTIIDYYLSALFYPIVYKEENIFKQEGWRFELEEMNSPLKLTGVVLNEMKGYVFNNEFYKSIAAVDSLYKGAPGSFNGGGDPYVIPELTLEELLESHKKYYVPSNCLVILYGDIDTNEVLKFMDKEHLSLHDRKEQIQEYNISDNLSEKVYTNLKYPVPERENRNNKHIFINSFATGSINDVRESFAIKFLVSMMGAEFSGIEKRFNEMNIGTDFSIDFRNVGSKQSYVMFSANSEQEFGEEFEKFIYRELENFRDNILNEEYLENYYNITSNIINRKITDTPDSFVMWNVINAWSSGGDIIDSIRFYENLEYLKEYGVEDFINIIDMHFINNKHSAFVTLEPDFGIIEEKERILREGLNNYKESMSENEKVNLINETNDFNSWIEQEDSMVVLEKLSNPFKNEHNKLGDAKVQSKNGIYEYVWGKIGENDFINVSLNFDSRTVPKSKLHYLALFSDLMKEGFGTYDKTNIELMSDIKQTLFNLNITLEENLNCFDGNIYNPTFRISFDTTKNNLDRSVKLLNEFINNINFKNVDLLQNNFNRLKFYYESNLINPSIVYYEIDGSNYDGGKYKNYVKGLPYIKFLINVFGKYGEDHDFIHTVNKEIQNVSNTVFNINNLKIGVVSNNENYKLVKKNLESNLLPNLRNNTNRKYKYKFDAVRERISIKAPSPNVTLYALLNFKASGRNYTPKFLVAESVLGEYLYRNMRVKNGAYQVNSLATTQGTFAVVAGFSPVLKEQIKVVNNIGNYLSEIDITESLLEKYKIITISSLANTCDEIDRAKTEVHNYLIGMTKKEFKNMIDEIKSTTIQDIKSIGKTISDIGFNKIGVFGNMNIIEDSSKNFSNIFTLPLKE; encoded by the coding sequence TTGAATAGTAGGGTGAGTAGAAGTTTATTTATATTTTTTATGGTAGTTATTTATTGTTTTAATAGTGTTGTGACGGTATCGGCTATATCATTTTCAAAGAGTATAAATGGATATGATCTTTTGAGGGAAGAGTATGTTGAAACATTAAAATCAAAGGTTTTGTTATATGAACATAAAAAAAGCGGGGCTAAGATTATTCATATAAAAAATGATTCGAAATTAAAACTTTTTGATATAACGTTTAAAGTTCCTACAGTTAATAATAAAGGTACTAATCATATTTTAGAGCATATATTTTTTTCAGGATCTGAGAAATATCCGATCAAAGATGTATTCCCTGCATTGTTTTATTTGAATAATTTGGAGTATATAAATGCAGCAACGGATACAAATTATGTTACATATTACGTATCTTCAAGGGATAATAACCAGTTAAAAACTATTATTGATTATTATTTAAGTGCTTTATTTTATCCAATTGTATATAAGGAAGAAAATATTTTTAAGCAAGAAGGATGGAGATTTGAGTTAGAAGAGATGAATTCTCCATTAAAGTTAACAGGTGTTGTTTTAAATGAGATGAAGGGTTATGTTTTTAATAATGAATTTTATAAATCAATTGCAGCCGTAGACAGTTTATATAAGGGAGCTCCTGGATCATTTAATGGTGGTGGAGATCCTTATGTTATACCAGAGTTAACTTTAGAAGAATTGTTAGAGTCGCATAAAAAATATTATGTTCCTTCAAATTGTTTGGTAATACTCTATGGTGACATTGACACTAATGAGGTACTTAAGTTTATGGATAAAGAGCATTTAAGTTTGCACGATAGAAAAGAACAGATTCAAGAATATAATATCAGTGACAATTTAAGTGAGAAGGTTTATACAAATTTGAAATATCCTGTGCCAGAGAGGGAAAACAGGAACAATAAGCACATCTTTATTAATTCTTTTGCTACAGGAAGTATTAATGATGTGAGAGAAAGCTTTGCTATTAAGTTTTTGGTTTCAATGATGGGTGCGGAATTTTCTGGAATAGAAAAGCGGTTTAATGAGATGAATATCGGAACGGATTTTTCAATTGATTTTAGAAATGTTGGGTCGAAACAATCTTACGTAATGTTCTCTGCTAATTCGGAGCAAGAGTTTGGGGAAGAGTTTGAAAAATTTATTTATAGAGAACTTGAGAATTTTAGGGATAATATTTTAAATGAAGAGTACTTGGAGAATTATTATAATATAACGAGCAATATCATAAATAGGAAGATAACGGATACGCCTGATAGTTTTGTTATGTGGAATGTGATAAATGCTTGGTCATCAGGTGGAGATATCATAGATAGTATTAGATTTTATGAGAACTTGGAGTATCTAAAAGAATATGGAGTAGAAGATTTTATTAACATAATTGATATGCATTTTATAAATAATAAGCATTCAGCTTTTGTAACACTTGAGCCTGATTTTGGAATAATTGAAGAGAAGGAGAGAATCTTAAGAGAAGGTCTTAATAATTATAAGGAATCTATGAGTGAAAATGAAAAAGTTAATTTGATTAATGAAACAAATGATTTTAATTCATGGATTGAGCAAGAAGATTCTATGGTTGTACTTGAAAAGTTATCTAATCCATTTAAAAATGAACACAATAAGCTTGGTGACGCTAAGGTTCAAAGTAAGAATGGAATTTATGAATATGTTTGGGGAAAAATCGGTGAAAATGATTTTATAAATGTATCTCTTAACTTTGATTCGCGAACAGTTCCAAAGAGTAAGCTACATTATTTAGCTTTGTTTTCTGATTTGATGAAAGAAGGATTTGGTACTTATGATAAAACAAATATAGAATTGATGAGTGATATTAAACAAACACTATTTAATCTTAATATAACATTAGAGGAAAATTTAAATTGTTTTGATGGGAATATTTATAATCCAACCTTTAGGATATCATTTGATACTACTAAAAATAATTTAGATAGATCTGTAAAGTTATTAAATGAGTTTATAAACAACATAAATTTTAAAAATGTAGATTTATTACAAAATAATTTTAATAGATTGAAATTCTACTATGAGTCAAATTTAATTAATCCTAGCATCGTTTATTATGAAATTGATGGATCAAATTATGATGGGGGAAAATATAAAAATTATGTGAAGGGATTGCCTTATATAAAATTTTTAATCAATGTATTTGGGAAATATGGAGAGGATCACGATTTTATACATACTGTTAACAAGGAAATTCAAAATGTTAGTAATACGGTGTTTAATATAAACAATTTAAAAATCGGAGTTGTTTCTAATAATGAGAATTATAAGCTTGTTAAAAAGAATTTGGAGTCAAATTTATTACCTAATTTGAGGAATAATACAAATAGGAAATATAAATATAAATTTGATGCAGTAAGGGAAAGAATATCAATAAAAGCTCCATCTCCAAATGTGACATTGTATGCATTATTAAATTTTAAGGCTAGTGGTAGAAATTATACACCTAAGTTCTTAGTTGCAGAGTCAGTTTTGGGTGAATATTTGTATAGGAATATGAGGGTTAAGAATGGTGCATATCAGGTAAATTCTTTGGCTACAACTCAAGGAACATTTGCTGTTGTTGCAGGATTTTCTCCGGTATTGAAGGAACAAATAAAAGTTGTAAATAATATAGGTAATTATTTAAGTGAAATAGATATAACTGAATCATTACTTGAAAAATATAAGATAATAACTATTTCATCTCTTGCAAATACTTGCGATGAAATTGATAGAGCAAAAACAGAAGTACATAATTATTTGATAGGGATGACTAAGAAAGAATTTAAAAATATGATCGATGAGATTAAGTCAACAACGATTCAAGATATTAAAAGTATTGGGAAAACTATTTCAGATATTGGTTTTAATAAGATAGGTGTGTTTGGCAATATGAATATAATAGAAGATAGCAGCAAGAATTTCAGCAATATTTTTACTTTACCACTTAAAGAATAG
- a CDS encoding CotS family spore coat protein: MDQYISSLKRLVEENYDITIFDIIKFKNIYKISAVEGNFCLKQCKYKFSKFKYILDVLDYLKKQEFDNVLSIIETYSEGKYIELNGVYFYMTKWLESRELNYSNYYDVIRASQNIANFHNYTKGYKPSQNILPDSRWMKWIDLFNSKLSDIISFKELLQDRNDLNTFDKIYLENVNKNVDLAKESIELLYKFEYEKIINEHSKLGYICHHDLANHNLLIDSKGKIYFIDFDYVILDTYLHDLGSFINRCLKLGNWNEHKFNMVINSYRDVKYLPRREILLTLSFILFPNDFWQIGIQRYRESIGWDNEKFLKRLNRSENDKDDRTNFIRSIIFK, translated from the coding sequence ATGGATCAATATATAAGTAGTTTGAAGAGGTTAGTAGAAGAAAATTATGACATAACAATATTTGATATAATAAAATTCAAAAATATTTATAAGATATCGGCGGTTGAGGGAAATTTTTGTTTAAAGCAATGTAAATATAAATTTAGTAAATTCAAATATATATTGGATGTTTTGGATTATTTAAAAAAACAAGAATTTGATAATGTTTTGAGTATAATTGAAACGTATTCAGAGGGGAAATACATTGAGCTTAATGGTGTTTATTTTTATATGACCAAGTGGTTAGAAAGCCGTGAATTAAATTATAGCAATTATTATGATGTTATACGAGCATCACAAAATATTGCTAATTTTCATAATTACACAAAAGGATATAAGCCGTCACAAAATATTTTGCCAGACTCTAGATGGATGAAGTGGATTGATCTTTTTAATTCTAAGCTTAGTGATATTATTTCATTTAAAGAGTTATTACAAGATAGAAATGATTTAAACACATTTGATAAAATTTATTTGGAAAATGTGAATAAAAATGTTGATTTAGCCAAGGAAAGTATTGAATTGTTGTATAAGTTTGAGTACGAAAAAATTATAAATGAGCATTCTAAACTGGGTTATATTTGTCATCATGATTTGGCAAATCATAATCTATTGATCGATTCAAAAGGGAAAATTTATTTTATAGATTTTGATTATGTAATTTTAGATACTTATCTTCATGATTTAGGAAGTTTTATTAATAGATGTTTGAAGCTCGGTAATTGGAATGAGCATAAATTTAATATGGTGATTAATTCCTATAGAGATGTTAAGTATTTACCTAGACGTGAAATTTTGCTTACACTTTCTTTTATATTGTTTCCAAATGATTTTTGGCAAATAGGTATTCAGCGTTATAGAGAGAGTATTGGGTGGGATAATGAGAAATTTTTAAAACGTTTAAATAGATCTGAAAATGATAAAGATGATAGGACGAATTTTATAAGAAGTATAATTTTTAAATAG